The proteins below are encoded in one region of Helianthus annuus cultivar XRQ/B chromosome 2, HanXRQr2.0-SUNRISE, whole genome shotgun sequence:
- the LOC110911659 gene encoding nucleotide pyrophosphatase/phosphodiesterase, giving the protein MPTMKTLVTVLFLLATNAFLCRGSSYSYSPLIRSDLGRNPTDEQPLSKIAIHNAFVDLHESASVKAEPLLLGLKGEDTAWVNVELKYPQPSENDWVGVFSPAKFNASDCYFESGKSHEAPCICTAPIKYMFANQSSSKSNYITTGKATLSFQLINQRADFAFALFSGGLENPTLVAVSNPISFANPKAPVYPRLAHGKAWDEMTVTWTSGYNIDEAVPFVEWGQTGLSPKQSPAGTLTFTRGSMCGPPARTVGWRDPGFIHTSFLKELWPNTMYSYRMGHMLLNGTIIWSKTYSFKSSPFPGQSSLQRVIIFGDMGKAERDGSNEYACYQPGSLITTDQLISDLDNYDIVFHIGDMPYANGYLSQWDQFTAQVEPIASVKPYMVASGNHERSWPNSGGFYATKDSGGECGVPAETMYYVPAENRAKFWYSTDYGMFHFCIADSEHDWREGSEQYAWIEKCLASVDRKKQPWLIFSAHRVLGYSSNSWYAQEGSFEEPMGREHLQKLWQKYKVDIAFYGHVHNYERTCPIYQNQCVNPERYSYSGTVNGTIHVVVGGGGSHLSDFTEIDTVWSLYKDHDWGFVKLTAFNHSSLLFEYKKSRDGLVYDNFTISRDYRDVLACVHDGCEPTTLAS; this is encoded by the exons atgccAACAATGAAAACTCTCGTCACCGTGTTGTTTTTGCTGGCTACTAACGCCTTTCTTTGTCGTGGTTCATCGTATTCTTACTCTCCTCTTATACGCAGCGATCTTGGCCGGAATCCTACTGATGAACAGCCACTATCAAAGATCGCTATTCATAACGCTTTTGTTGATCTTCATGAATCAGCATCTGTTAAGGCTGAACCTCTTCTTCTTGGTTTAAAG GGCGAGGATACTGCATGGGTCAATGTGGAGCTCAAGTACCCACAACCATCCGAGAATGACTGGGTTGGAGTTTTTTCACCTGCAAAGTTCAA TGCATCAGATTGCTACTTCGAATCAGGCAAATCGCACGAGGCTCCATGCATATGCACGGCCCCAATTAAG TACATGTTTGCAAACCAATCCAGTTCCAAATCCAATTATATAACAACCGGAAAAGCTACGTTAAGTTTCCAGTTAATTAATCAGCGTGCAGATTTCGCCTTTGCATTATTTTCTGGCGGGTTGGAAAAT CCCACATTGGTGGCAGTTTCAAATCCTATATCATTTGCAAACCCGAAGGCTCCTGTTTATCCACGCCTTGCACACGGAAAGGCTTGGGATGAG ATGACAGTTACATGGACAAGTGGCTACAACATTGATGAAGCCGTTCCTTTTGTTGAGTGGGGTCAGACAGGCCTTAGCCCAAAGCAATCGCCAGCTGGAACATTGACATTTACACGTGGCAGCATGTGTG GTCCCCCTGCACGTACTGTTGGATGGCGTGATCCTGGTTTTATACACACTAGTTTCTTAAAGGAATTGTGGCCAAACACTAT GTATAGTTATAGGATGGGCCATATGCTATTAAACGGAACAATTATATGGAGTAAAACATATTCATTCAAATCATCCCCATTTCCGGGACAGAGTTCGTTGCAACGTGTTATTATTTTTGGAGACATGGGGAAG GCCGAACGTGATGGTTCAAATGAGTATGCTTGTTATCAGCCAGGATCACTAATTACTACCGATCAGTTAATTAGTGATCTTGATAATTACGATATTGTTTTCCATATAGGAGATATGCCGTATGCAAATGGATATCTTTCACAGTGGGACCAGTTTACCGCACAAGTCGAACCGATTGCATCTGTAAAACCTTACATGGTTGCAAG CGGAAATCATGAACGGTCTTGGCCCAATTCCGGAGGTTTTTATGCTACTAAAGATTCTGGTGGGGAGTGTGGTGTGCCTGCCGAGACCATGTACTATGTTCCCGCGGAGAATAGAGCTAAATTTTG GTACTCAACAGATTATGGCATGTTTCACTTTTGCATAGCGGATTCGGAGCATGATTGGAGAGAGGGTTCAGAACAGTATGCATGGATTGAAAAGTGTCTTGCATCGGTTGACAGAAAAAAACAGCCGTGGCTTATTTTTTCCGCTCATCGGGTGCTTGGATATTCGTCCAACAGTTGGTATGCACAGGAAGGTTCGTTTGAAGAGCCCATGGGAAGAGAGCACTTGCAGAAACTATGGCAGAAATACAAGGTTGATATTGCGTTTTATGGACATGTTCATAATTATGAAAGAACCTGCCCTATATACCAG AACCAATGTGTAAACCCGGAAAGATACAGTTATTCTGGAACCGTAAATGGAACAATCCACGTTGTTGTTGGTGGAGGCGGAAGTCATCTATCCGATTTTACTGAGATCGATACGGTTTGGAGTTTGTATAAAGATCATGATTGGGGGTTTGTCAAACTAACCGCGTTTAACCATTCTTCACTTCTTTTTGAGTACAAAAAAAGTAGGGACGGGCTCGTTTATGATAATTTCACAATCTCTCGAGACTATAGAGACGTGTTGGCTTGTGTACATGACGGGTGTGAACCTACCACATTGGCATCATAA